The genomic DNA TTTACTGCTAATACGATTTTCCCAGCTGCTCGAGAGTTAACATACATAGAATTCCCAACAAAATGGGTTTGGAATAGAAAGGCTAAGGCATGGTATTCACGTAAGGGATCTAGAAAGATCGGCAGGGCTATATATATCAATCCTAGCTGTGGTGAGCTCTACTACCTTCGTATGCTTCTGAATGTTGCCAACGGTGCTACATCGTATGAGGACCTTCGTGCAGTTAGTGGTGTCCTGCATCCAACGTTTAAGGATGTGTGTCAAGCTGCTGGACTTCTTGGTGACGACAATGAGTGGCGTGAATGTCTCAAGGAAGCATCTGTTTGGGGTACAGCTTCTCAAATGCGACAGTTGCTTGTTACTATAATACTTTTTTGCTCTGTTTGTGATGCACCTTCTTTATTTTCTGAGTTCTATATGTACTTCACTGATGATATACACCATAAAATTAGAAAGATGGTAGGCCTGCCTCGTTATAAAGTGCCAGAAGAACATCTGAGAAATCATGTCCTACTTGAACTCGATAGATTGTTTGTCAAGAATGGTGCCTCAATGCCTGAATATGGCCTACCAAATCCTGATCCAACCCTTTGCAGCAAGGTGAAAAATAGATTGATGGCTGAGGAATTAGCTTACGACAGTGAAATGCTCTTGCATGTGCATGAAATTCTCATTAACCAATTAAACTCTGAACAGAGGCATATATATGATGTTGTCATATAGTCAGTTTATGGGAAAACTAGTCGGTACTTTTTTGTATATGGGTATGGTGGAACTGGGAAGACATTTCTTTGGAATGCAATCATTTCACGCTTGCGATCGGAGAAACACATTGTTCTTGCTGTAGCTTCATCAGGGGTTGCTGCGCTCTTGCTCCCTGGAGGCCGTACTGCGCATTCTCGATTTAAAATTCCCATTGTTATTGATGAGTCGTCGATGTGTGATATTAAAAGGGGTACTTTCCTTGCTGATTTAATAGTGCAAAGTTCTCTGATAATATGGGATGAGGCTCCTATGACTCACCGCCATTGTTTTGAGTCGTTGGATCGTAGTATGCGTGACATTCTTGGTCAATTGGACTCCTCAAATTCTGACCGGATGTTTGGTGGGAAGACAATGTTACTTGGTGGAGATTTCCGGCAAGTGCTGCCTGTAGTTGAGGGTGGTAATAGGCTAGACACAATTGATGCATCAATCACCAACTCTTATTTGTGGGACCATGTTAAGATACTAAAACTTACAACCAACATGCGCATACTTGGGATGGGGAGGAGTGGTTTAGCAGCTAAGGAGGTGAAAGATTTCAGTGACTGGGTATTGAGTGTTGGTGATGGTACTGCAAAAGGTACCGCTGAGATTGATGACGGGGACTCGGAGCTGATTGAGATACCAAGTGACATCTTAGTCCCAAGACTAGATTCTGCTATCGATGATATTATAAGTTCTACTTATCCCAACTTGGAGGCATCATATTCAGACCCAACCTACCTGAGGGAAAGGGCTATTATAGCTCCGAAGAACGACACCATCGATGAAATGAATAGCCGTATTCTTTCTTTAGTTCCAGGCAATGAAAAGGTATACCTCAGCTCAGATACATTGGTTGAATCCTCAAAGGAGAATGGTAATCTAGACTTGCTTTACCCTGTTGAGTTCTTAAATTCGCTCCAATTTAAAGGTATCCCTCATGACAAGCTTATGCTTAAGGTTGGTTCCCCTGTCATGCTACTGCGCAATTTAAATCAGAGCGCTGGCCTTTGCAATGGTACATGTCTTATAATAACACAGTTAGGTGCTCGGGTATTGGAGGCTCAAATTATAACTGGATCACACATTGGTGACAAGGTACTTCTTCCTCGGATTGCCTTGCATGTATCAAGCACTAAATGACCATTTCTTCTTAGTAGGCGGCAATTTCCAGTTCGTTTGTGTTATGCAATGACCATAAACAAGAGCCAAAGGGCAAACTTTGCAGAATGTTGGCCTATACTTGCCACGCCCAGTTTTCTCCCATGGTCATCTCTATGTTGCTATATCACATGTAACATCTAGGAAGGCCTTAGGATCCTAATTGACGATGATACAGACCCAAATACCAATGCTACCCAAAATATTGTCTACAAAGAAATCCTTCGATCCCTTTGGTAAATTTCCTATGCATTCTCATCTCCACACACCCTATGCCATTTAGGCTATATCTTTATGTCTAGCGCCCTCAGCGTGCATCCGCatcttatattttttttaaatatcacATACCACAATCCTCCATTTGACAACAGTTTCATTTGTTTCCTTGCTGATTGATCTGGTAACAGATGGAGTACAACTTATTGTCACAAATAAATCCATCGAGACACAATTGGTGCATTAGGGTTAGAGTTGCTAGGATGTGGATGGTATCTGGGACCTCTAAGGGGAGGTCTTTTAGTGGTATGGAGCTTGTTCTGGTTGATGAAGAGGTACGACACTTTACATATGCATCTGACATATTTTCCTTAGTAGTTGGTATGTGATTTTCAATTTTTGGTGCATCAGGGCATAGGCATTACAACTTCCATTGGGCAAAAAGACATGAACAAATTTGCCAAACTTCTGGTGGAAGGTTGCTCTTATatgataaaaaaatttcaagttagTAGGCAAGTAAGGAAGTTCAATGCTGTTCCCAACAAACAATCAATCTTCTTCACATCATGGACTGCTGTTGAGGAATTATCTGCTGACTTGGCCACAAATTTGCCGCATTACTTTTTTTAACTTCGTTGACTTTGAGGATTTAGATCACAAGGGAAGGAAAGGAAATGGTTTAGTAGGTACGCACCCTCAATACTTATTTATGTTCCAGCCTTTGGTTCTACATTAGGCAGGGCGTTTTCCATTGTATGATGATACCCTGAATGATTGGGCAACAGATGTTATTGGTCAACTTACAACCATCCATCCAATGGTGCAGAGTAGTGGTTTGAATGGCTCTTCTGTTAGGAGATCAGTGGAGATACGTGATCTAAGGTTTGCTCCAAGCTGATTTACAACGTTTCTAGGGTTCCTGTGTTTCTAATGAGCATAATATTGCAGTGATCGGGTTTTACTCGTAACATTATGGGGGGAACACGCAACATCTTTTGAGGATGAGTTCCTTATTGAGAGCATTGGGAATGATGAGCCGGTTGTTATCATTTTTGCTGGGATGCAGGTGAAGACGTTCTTTGGTGGGTATTAGTACTTCCCTTGCTAATCATCAGTTATGTACTATGGGTGCCAGGCCCACCTTGCTGTGTTCTAACCCACCAAACTGAATGCAAAAATAGGTGCTACAACTTGTGCAAGTGGTTCTGCAACGAAGTGGTATATCAACATTGATACCCCTGAAGTTAATGCTTTCCGTGCTAGGTTGCCTACTGTGCACCCAGTTATTTACCTTTGCCACGTATTGCATGCATATGTGTTCTAAGGTGCACTTTATTCTGCTTGCAGCTTAGAGGGAAGAGGTTCCGAGGTCGTGCTCCTACCGGGGGATGGTGGTGCGGCTGCAGGCGCTATTGACGATGCAACATCTAATAGGAAGAGCATATCAGAGCTCCTCTCCTTGGATCCTCACGACAACAATGTAAGCCTGTTTCTAAGGGTAGGTCCATGTAAAGTTTTTATGTGAAAGTAACAAATTCTACCTTGTTTTGTGTACCAGGATGTCCGTTTTACTTGCGATGCAAAGATTAAAGAAATTGATGTTACAAATGGTTGGTGGTACAAAGGGTGCAGCAAGTGCAAGCGAGGGCTAATGCCAACTTTTGAAGGATTTGAATGAACTAACTGTGACGAAATGAAGCCCGTAGTCATTCCTAGGTAGCCCTTATAATTTGATACTGCATTCCCTTCCAAATCCCCGTCTTGTAATTTATTTTTGACGTGCCTTATATTGGTATCTTAGTTACAAGCTAAATGTGGTTATCGAGGACAACACTGgccatgcaaaaatatttctGTTTGGAGGTGTGGCTGAGCAGGTTGTGCGGCGGACTGCCGCTGACCTCGTGGAAGAAAGTTCATCCAACCAAATTTTGCTGCCTGCATCCCTCCGCAGCCTTGTTGGGCGGAGGTATGTGTTTCAGGTGGTTATCAGTGAGCAAACCTTTAGAACTGGGCAGCTCTGTTTCCAAGCTAGGAGGGTGTTCGTGGCTCCAACTGTTGCTGGGGAGCAATCTAGATGTGCTAGTGGCGATGTGCGTGGTCCTCCTGGTGGTTCGTCCGCAGCTGGGAGCTCTGGAAAGGAAACCGAAGATGGTCCTACCTTAACTAAAGTGGTCTTAGATGCAGAAGGTGGACCCACAACGCCTCCTGATGGCAAGAACTCATCGACTAAGGGAAAGGAGGTCCCCGCTGAAGCTAATGAAGAGTCTGGGTATGTACCTTTGTCCTCTACGTGATAGTTTGCTGTGGCACTATTAGAATATATTATTATAGCACAGTTCCTACGTCCTGGGCTGTGTTTATTCCGCGGaaagtttccaaaatttttcactaacgcacatcacatcgaatcttacgatacatgcatggagtattaaatatagttaaaaaatataactaattgcacagtttggttgtaaatgacgagacgaatcttttgagactaattactctatggttggacaatagttgccaaataaatccgaaacgtgctacagcaactttttcgcgaacttttcgcgaactaaacacacccctggAGGGGTGCAGAGGCAACACCAAATAATAAAGCAGGGAGCACTTGTGCCGGCAGCCTAATAGTACTTTTTATGGTGCAGAAGTGGGTAAACATTCACGGTCTGCTCGGAAGGAATTATTCACCTCGAAGAAGGAGAAGGCTAGGTAACTTATGTTTTGGCCTGCTGCACTGTTGGTTAACGTTGTACATGTAATTTGACTTTGAATACTTCAACTTTACAGTGCCGATTAGGCCTGTGGCTCCACAACGTCACCTATCGGCTCCTGCTCCTCTGGTTCCACCAAACAGTGTTTGCTGTGTATGCCTTGTTCTGGTGCCCTGTGCCCTGATCGCCAGTTCACCACTCTGTCCTTATAAGCTTGTCGAGGAATAAAGGGATGGCTGCATCGCCTGCATGCTTCGTCTATGTACTGCAGTTGTGTCGGCCTCCGGCTTGGTGCTACCTGTATTCCGAAGGCCACTTTGTTATTTTAGTGTAGAAGAATATTTATGTTTAGGAGTATTTTAGTATAATATTTGTATTAGGGCCCTTTCCCTTTGGGTTGATGACTCCTTGCCACCTTGGTGGTAGCCATGGAAAGTATCGAGGTATCGATCGATAATTTGTAGGGCCTCCTGGTCGTTTGTTTGGATGCTTTTTTTTTGGCGACAGATGTTTGGATGCTTATTTGATATTGGGTTATCATCAGGTGTATATTGAATAATCTTATGCCCAGCTATGTGTAACGTATGTTACAATCTCAACATTGTTTTTCCGTTTCATTAGGCTGCTTTTTCTATCCATATTAATTTAGCACTATGCAGAGGCCAACACGAATCGTTTGCTAGGAGAGATAATATTTCCAATTTTCTCACGAGCGCATTTTGCTGACTAAATAATATTTAGTCAGGGAACGCTCCCTTAAAACTGCTTTTAGGTGGAACTCATGCCCTTTTGGGTAAAGAATTTTACCATTTCCATCAGCCCAAAGTAGACCGCGTGAATCCATTCTTGATCCACTCCCCTTGTCACCTCATTTCTATGTGGCCTGTCGCCGATCGGTGTGTCATAGATCAGCTGTAACATCCCTATTTTTCTTCACTAAGATAAAACTTATTTCTGTGATTAAACATAGCAGCACAACAGCAAGCAAGGCCACGCACAAGCAATCCTTGCGGCAGCCGCCATGCTCGAACAGCTCGCTGCAGCCTCACGCCACACGCAGGCTTGCCAAACCAGGGCCCCGGCAGCGCTCGCTCTctctcgcgcacgcgcgacacgctgGCCCCACGATGGGACCGCGTACTACCTCGggcaccacgccgtgccgcacatagccgcgtccccacctcgccaCACCACTGCAGtgtcctcgccggctttgccacCTCGACGCTCGCGCGCTTCAACTCTGCCGCTGTGCAAGTTGACGCCGAGCTGCCACACCGTCGTCCTTACCGTTGTCCACCGCACTGCCGGACTTGGACACGTCGCTGCCGAACTTGAGAGGACGCCacgagcagagagagagagcagcagcagctcgacgACGCTCTCGTGCACGTCCGACCAGCAGGGCCACCCTCCGCAATCCACGCCTGAGCCATGCCCCACTGCAGGTCGAATCGTCCTGCCATCCTTAGAACTCCATGACATCACTATGCCGTCGTCGCCGCGCACAGTTTGCCGGCCGAGATTTTCTTGCCACGAACCACCTTTGGCCGCCTATAAATTGAGCCGGGCGCTACACCCTGTCGCCTCGCGCCATTCGCAGCTCGTCGCCGCGCGCACCAACCACAGGTCGAGTCTTCTAGCCGAAGAATAGAGCACTCATCGATCTCCTCCATCGAGTTCGATTCCCTTCGAGGTGAGCACCCCAACAGCCTCCTCGACCTACCCCAGGCCGCGCCCGTCCCTCTCTGCCACCAGCAAGCTCCCCACGACAAGCTCCCGGAGCCGAAGCCccggctgccgcggccgccatggAAGACCTCGATTTCCCATGCCCGGAGTCCCCAAAACTGAACCCCCTCATCCTCCTCTCCTTCCCGTACACTTGGATTTGGATACGGTGGCCGAAATCGCCGTTCCGGCAGAGCTCAGGTGAGCTCGAGCCGCTCCCATGGTGGAGCAGAGGAAACACGACCAGTTGCCGTGGTGCCTTCTTATTTATCCTTGTCTCCTTTGTTGAACTGAAGTCAACAGGCAGCCCACGGCCCACATGCACAATCACAGGCCCAAAACTACTAACCCTCCTAACACACGCAGCATCCAAACCACATCCCATATTTTATGTCATTTTAATTTTCGAATTTATTTCACAGCCAACAATGCAAACACAATATCTCATCCATCCAAGCTCCGATTCAATcaattctttttcctaaatttctataaaatcatatactatcgATTGCTTCTATTGTTATCTCCATTTGaactcattttattttatgtttgtggttgcttgtgtttgtttgacagttgtgccgttttcgcccgtagatcacgaAGTGACCGAGGAGAAGCCTGCCGAGGGGTACAAATgccagtaccgcgagccggagccagaagacccgtccCGCGAGGAGGAAGCTGCTGCCACCGACGCATacgtaagcgaaggcaagtttcatcgacccctacgtgagcggttgcatccatgtgaggacgtttagctgtagcctaggtctaggatcgattacatataccagtacttgagtgattgagtgtactcatgcatgcatctgagtagtcagGCATATCTAGAGCTAAGACTGggatacgaagggatctggTTGAGACCAGAGCAGCTGGGTGTGCTGGAGctggcgctaccgtggtggtagacggttgggtgagtgctaccgtggtggtagccCCGAGTTGGTATGTTgtgggatggttgctgccctggtgaaccataaggaccgagttgttttgacatctcacctagcttactttagtacgaccacaggttccggtatgggccggacttagcttaatcccactggttagcctgacggtcgcagggatggtttacgggtatagaccattggaGTCAGGGCCtgagggtttgtgcggccgggctggggtgtgaccacggctgggtgtcagCTATGTCagttgtccgttcgggcagtcgAGCGTGTGGGTTTAGGGTACGACCTTTGCAGAGTGTAtgatccattcgaatggtccgtgcccacggtatgggCAAGCTAAGGTGTGGTCCtaacaactagtgagctacctactgtgGGTTGTGTCTGGAAGGgtttgcataccattagttgcattgccATTAGATTGTTCTTAATGTGTATCATGCATgtcattcccctcccgtagggcgaggtggaacttgctgagtactttcgtactcaacccttgttgattatttttttcagaagatcctgactttgtgcctgcAGATTACGAGTAGATcatgtccgcacccaagctgatcgagtggagacgtgatggacgaagagctagtcttgcatgcgtgatggacgaagagctagtcttgcatgtcgttatgctaATCGTTATCCTATGGTTATTTGCGGTAGCTtggtgttgtcactttactcctcgtgtacgtgttgaataaagctctgtatgactctagactccacttgatgtaccATGTATTGTACCGGGGACTTGCTTCGattattaatacatggtttagcctcgaTCTTGGTCGGGGCGCTTCATCAGCTTTCCGCGATAAGGCGCAATGGCCCCCTCCCATGCGTACCTGCAGGTGGTCCGGGTATGTACTGTTCGTCGGGATGACCTGCTTGATTGCCCCAGGTAACTCTACGACGGTTTCCACATGCCTGTTTGGGCCACTGCCGTCCCTGCCTCCATGGAAGCTAACTCTGCGTGGTCTCATTATTGCAGGGACAACTGTAAGGTTTTAGGGACCAGGACAAGACAAAGTCAAGCGCCTTCTCAGTAGTAATAATCAGACTAGGAATGATGTTATTGCCGTAGACACAACCTGTGCATGCAGAAAACATTCATGTGCAAAATTATATGTATTGACTAGAGTGGTTTTCCGTAGCATTTCTAGGAGTGAAGTTGGTGATAATAGCATCAATATCAAATTCACCGGATAATTTCTTGTCGACGCATGCACTTGATACAGTGGTATGAGGTGGAACCACAAAAATATTACGGATATTATCATGTGGACAACCCTGGAAGCCCAATATCTGCTATCCTTCGACGTTCGGCCAACCAATAATTAATGGGCAGTTGCAATTAACATGTCCTTGCAGCCACATATAAAACAAGACGCGCGGTGCTTGAGAGGAACCACCGTTCCTTCCCTCCCCAAATTATCTGGAGCGTTAATATATGTAGGAGTGTTTTATTTTAATCAAGGGTTGTTCAGTCATTTTATCCAACACAGGTACATCTCGCTGTTCCCTGTTCTGGAAGGCCATCCTTGGCTGCTTCAATTTTGACCTCAATCAGCGGTCAGCATCCGCCTCTAGCCAGCCGGCGGCAACCTGCCTTCCTTC from Panicum virgatum strain AP13 chromosome 7N, P.virgatum_v5, whole genome shotgun sequence includes the following:
- the LOC120680956 gene encoding uncharacterized protein LOC120680956 encodes the protein MFGGKTMLLGGDFRQVLPVVEGGNRLDTIDASITNSYLWDHVKILKLTTNMRILGMGRSGLAAKEVKDFSDWVLSVGDGTAKGTAEIDDGDSELIEIPSDILVPRLDSAIDDIISSTYPNLEASYSDPTYLRERAIIAPKNDTIDEMNSRILSLVPGNEKVYLSSDTLVESSKENDVIGQLTTIHPMVQSSGLNGSSVRRSVEIRDLSDRVLLVTLWGEHATSFEDEFLIESIGNDEPVVIIFAGMQVKTFFGATTCASGSATKWYINIDTPEVNAFRASLEGRGSEVVLLPGDGGAAAGAIDDATSNRKSISELLSLDPHDNNDVRFTCDAKIKEIDVTNGWWYKGCSKCKRGLMPTFEGFE